One Glycine max cultivar Williams 82 chromosome 4, Glycine_max_v4.0, whole genome shotgun sequence DNA segment encodes these proteins:
- the LOC100527178 gene encoding GPI-anchored protein LLG1-like precursor (The RefSeq protein has 1 substitution compared to this genomic sequence) yields MVFSFNQRFWVSSSLLLLAVLSVSSLTPTFLSDTVFDSQPAHTGRNLLQAKKGCSVNFEFLNYTVITSKCKGPRYPPKECCGAFKEFACPYADVLNDLTNECASTMFSYINLYGKYPPGLFASECREGKFGLACPAVPPSAVSADDTANQVVHCPSLLLMLIACFLILLF; encoded by the exons ATGGTGTTTTCTTTCAACCAACGCTTCTGGGTTTCTTCTTCGCTTCTCCTCCTCGCGGTCCTCTCTGTTTCTTCTCTCACTCCCACTTTCCTTTCTG ACACCGTTTTCGATTCTCAACCAGCGCATACCGGTCGGAACCTTCTTCAGGCTAAAAAGg GTTGTTCTGTGAATTTCGAGTTTTTAAACTACACAGTAATCACAAGCAAATGCAAAGGACCCCGGTACCCTCCCAAAGAATGTTGTGGGGCTTTTAAAGAATTTGCTTGCCCTTATGCCGatgtattaaatgatttaacGAATGAGTGTGCATCAACCATGTTTAGTTACATTAATCTCTATGGAAAATACCCTCCTGGCCTCTTTGCTAGTGAGTGTCGTGAAGGAAAGTTTGGTCTTGCTTGTCCTGCAGTGCCACCATCAGCAGTATCAGCAGATGACACTGCAAATCAAGCTGTACACTGTCCGTCTCTATTGTTGATGCTCATAGCCTGCTTCTTAATCTTGTTATTCTGA